In the Candidatus Bathyarchaeota archaeon genome, one interval contains:
- a CDS encoding MFS transporter translates to MNFKENIVDSNFFKWKLRILIIWNIFYIFYYLGRIHYGLTLPWIKEDLKLTIIEASVIASGSLWAYALGNIIFGRLSDKLGYKKLLFSASIFTALMNWIASFAFSFKTLLIPFIINGFIQAMGYAPGEAMVAQWWRRKEWGTTVGFTGLSASLSVLIVWIITGWFASNYGWRAAWRYPLLITLTVGVMLYLIAKDKPSDAGFPSYNDFNENNQSIKEKLNPYIYLLSNKKFLLICFVGILLFIGRYGLITWIPLYYAESGIALSIIPLTTITLPIGQALGAISAGFISDKVFKSNRYKTVCIYAVAGCLTLIALALTSIRLNPILSITLLGLGGFFTFGAAIPVFVLALEAGGREIAGTAVGIFDFFCYIGSGLQGLIIGFILYATNYNWIKTFIILGMLIAFSAILIFAARK, encoded by the coding sequence ATGAATTTTAAAGAAAATATTGTCGATTCAAATTTTTTTAAATGGAAACTGCGGATTTTAATAATTTGGAATATATTTTACATTTTTTATTATCTTGGTAGAATCCATTATGGGCTTACGCTTCCTTGGATAAAAGAGGATTTAAAGCTTACAATTATAGAGGCAAGTGTTATAGCTTCAGGAAGCCTTTGGGCTTATGCTTTAGGCAATATTATATTCGGAAGGCTTAGCGATAAATTAGGTTATAAAAAACTGTTGTTTTCAGCTTCAATATTTACAGCTTTAATGAATTGGATCGCCAGCTTTGCTTTTTCCTTTAAAACTCTTTTAATTCCATTTATAATTAATGGCTTTATTCAAGCAATGGGTTATGCGCCTGGTGAAGCTATGGTTGCGCAATGGTGGCGAAGAAAAGAATGGGGAACAACAGTTGGTTTTACAGGTTTAAGTGCATCTCTATCTGTTCTTATTGTTTGGATTATAACCGGTTGGTTTGCTTCAAATTACGGTTGGAGAGCAGCATGGCGATATCCTTTATTAATAACTTTAACAGTTGGAGTAATGCTTTATCTTATTGCTAAAGATAAACCAAGCGATGCAGGATTTCCAAGCTATAACGATTTTAACGAAAATAATCAATCTATAAAAGAAAAACTTAACCCTTATATTTATTTACTTTCAAATAAAAAATTTCTATTAATTTGTTTTGTTGGCATATTGCTTTTTATCGGTCGATATGGATTAATAACTTGGATACCTTTATATTATGCTGAAAGCGGAATAGCTTTATCAATTATTCCATTAACAACTATAACGTTGCCTATAGGGCAAGCTTTAGGCGCTATTTCAGCCGGCTTCATTTCAGATAAAGTTTTTAAATCTAACCGTTACAAAACCGTATGCATATATGCGGTTGCTGGTTGTTTAACTTTAATTGCTTTAGCTTTAACTTCTATTCGCTTAAACCCAATTCTTTCAATAACGTTATTAGGTTTAGGGGGCTTCTTCACTTTTGGAGCTGCTATACCTGTTTTTGTATTAGCTTTAGAGGCTGGTGGAAGAGAAATAGCTGGAACAGCTGTTGGAATCTTCGACTTCTTTTGTTATATAGGTAGTGGTCTTCAAGGCTTAATTATAGGGTTTATACTTTATGCTACAAACTATAATTGGATAAAAACATTCATAATTTTAGGCATGTTAATTGCTTTCTCAGCAATTTTAATTTTTGCAGCAAGAAAATAA
- a CDS encoding type II toxin-antitoxin system VapC family toxin, translated as MNLFDSSAIINLCGEKKLDKLLEGWTLSLTFYELGNAIWKQVYLYKAIEADEARIALDSLIEVFNRLKKLKPENALKILKMALEEGITYYDASYIQAAIDNNLTLVTDDSKLYKIGKKYVKTVASDEL; from the coding sequence ATGAATCTTTTTGACTCTTCAGCTATAATAAACTTATGTGGAGAAAAAAAATTGGATAAACTGCTTGAAGGATGGACTTTAAGTTTAACGTTTTATGAGTTGGGAAATGCTATTTGGAAGCAGGTTTATTTATATAAAGCTATAGAAGCTGATGAGGCAAGAATAGCATTAGATTCTTTAATTGAAGTCTTCAATAGGTTAAAGAAGCTAAAACCTGAAAATGCCTTAAAAATATTAAAAATGGCTTTAGAAGAAGGTATAACCTATTATGATGCATCATATATTCAAGCTGCGATAGATAACAACTTAACATTAGTTACAGATGATTCAAAGCTTTATAAAATAGGTAAAAAATATGTAAAAACAGTTGCAAGTGATGAGCTTTAA
- a CDS encoding fructose 1,6-bisphosphatase, whose translation MDWFKILRETCEEVKRNVKLTLSLKEAGEELGQGAGGDITRKVDYIAEKTVIETLNKLNVSCILVSEEAGVKKLGEKPKEFIILDPIDGTLNALRGINFYCCSLAVSKTLFLKSVYAGLVMDLVNGDVYYAEKDKGAYLNNNEVHTSNVTSLNKALIGLDLCFTNSEDIKKIANLFNYARHTRHFGANALELCQIANNVTDAFIDARNKIRAVDIAASQLIVKEAGGVIVSLNGEELNMKVTPEEKASFIAAANNHLCKEILRVLKTV comes from the coding sequence ATGGATTGGTTTAAAATTTTAAGGGAAACTTGTGAAGAGGTTAAGAGAAACGTGAAGTTAACGTTAAGCTTAAAGGAAGCTGGTGAAGAATTGGGTCAAGGAGCTGGAGGGGATATAACTAGAAAAGTGGATTATATAGCGGAGAAAACGGTAATTGAAACTTTAAATAAACTTAATGTTTCATGCATTTTAGTAAGCGAGGAAGCTGGGGTAAAAAAGCTGGGGGAAAAACCTAAAGAATTTATAATTCTTGATCCTATAGATGGCACATTAAACGCTTTAAGAGGCATAAATTTTTATTGCTGTTCCTTAGCTGTTTCTAAAACTTTATTTTTAAAAAGTGTTTATGCAGGTTTAGTTATGGATCTTGTAAATGGAGATGTTTATTACGCTGAAAAAGATAAAGGAGCATATTTAAATAATAATGAAGTCCATACATCTAATGTGACAAGTTTAAATAAAGCTCTAATAGGTTTAGATTTATGCTTTACAAATAGTGAAGATATAAAAAAGATTGCAAATCTTTTTAATTATGCTCGGCATACAAGACATTTTGGAGCTAACGCGTTAGAGCTTTGTCAAATAGCAAACAACGTTACAGACGCTTTTATAGATGCAAGAAATAAGATTAGAGCTGTGGATATCGCAGCAAGCCAATTAATAGTTAAAGAGGCTGGAGGAGTTATTGTTTCATTAAATGGGGAAGAATTGAACATGAAGGTTACACCTGAGGAAAAAGCTTCTTTTATAGCAGCTGCAAATAATCACTTATGCAAAGAAATTTTAAGGGTTTTAAAAACAGTTTAA
- a CDS encoding ZIP family metal transporter: protein MWILGSVILVSFISLIGLFTLIIKEKVLNNILFSLVGFSAGALIGGAFIHLLPEALSQTNSIVIFLYVILGFTLFFLLEKILYWRHCHEEKCPIHMFTYLNLIGDGIHNFIDGLIIAASFIVGIPLGITTTIAVIAHEIPQELGDFGVLIYGGFTKFKALFWNFISALTAVFGALFGYFFITYVENIASHLIPFTAGGFLYIAASDLIPELHKQPEFKKSILSFTLFLIGVSFMGFMKIAFE, encoded by the coding sequence ATTTGGATTTTAGGAAGCGTTATTTTGGTAAGTTTTATATCCTTAATCGGCTTATTCACATTAATTATTAAAGAGAAAGTTTTAAATAATATATTGTTTTCTTTAGTTGGTTTTTCAGCTGGAGCATTAATTGGTGGAGCTTTTATTCATCTTCTTCCAGAAGCTTTAAGCCAAACCAATAGCATAGTGATTTTTCTTTATGTTATACTTGGGTTTACATTATTTTTTCTTTTAGAGAAGATTCTTTATTGGCGTCATTGCCATGAAGAAAAATGCCCTATTCACATGTTTACTTACTTAAATTTAATTGGAGATGGAATTCACAATTTTATAGATGGTTTAATTATAGCTGCAAGTTTTATCGTTGGTATACCGCTTGGCATAACCACAACAATAGCTGTGATAGCTCATGAGATCCCTCAAGAACTTGGAGATTTTGGTGTGCTTATTTATGGGGGATTCACTAAGTTTAAAGCTTTATTTTGGAATTTTATATCAGCTTTAACAGCTGTTTTTGGAGCTTTATTCGGCTACTTTTTTATTACATATGTGGAGAATATAGCTTCACATTTAATTCCTTTTACAGCTGGAGGATTCCTTTATATAGCAGCTTCAGATCTTATTCCTGAACTTCATAAACAGCCTGAATTTAAAAAATCTATTTTATCTTTTACTCTTTTCTTGATAGGCGTAAGCTTTATGGGTTTCATGAAGATTGCTTTTGAGTAA
- a CDS encoding asparagine synthetase, with product MLKQLNNLTSLCNLEKKEKKAIFKIETGILKVMVDKLIEKGFYWFLPVILAKSTDPLWPDTQASIEKRVELEIYNKKVKTMQSMIIHKRILVSSGIEKIFVLSPNIRIERRERAETGKHLYEFTQLDIEAAYWKMKDIFKLFEELIKTSIIYVKENFNEELKMLKREIKTPETPFKIFNRIKLEEKYGGNWESLISKTLKNPIWVTNIPREFYDYEDKKTGEWRNFDLILPEGYGEVISGAEREYEYEKLIKKIDKDGLNKNDYKVLLSFAKEGKLKPSTGAGLGVERFISYVCGVKHIAEVQPFPRIPGFVSEL from the coding sequence TTGCTTAAACAACTAAACAATTTAACTTCATTATGCAACTTAGAAAAAAAAGAGAAAAAGGCTATATTTAAAATTGAAACAGGAATCTTAAAGGTTATGGTTGATAAGCTTATTGAAAAAGGCTTCTATTGGTTTTTACCAGTTATATTAGCTAAATCAACCGATCCATTATGGCCTGATACTCAAGCAAGCATAGAAAAAAGAGTAGAGCTTGAAATTTATAATAAGAAAGTTAAAACTATGCAAAGCATGATAATTCATAAAAGAATTTTAGTTTCTTCAGGAATAGAAAAAATATTCGTTTTATCTCCCAATATTCGAATAGAGCGAAGAGAAAGAGCTGAAACTGGAAAACACTTATATGAATTTACTCAATTAGATATTGAAGCTGCTTACTGGAAAATGAAAGATATATTCAAGCTTTTTGAAGAGCTTATTAAAACATCGATAATTTATGTTAAAGAAAACTTTAATGAAGAGCTTAAAATGCTTAAAAGAGAAATTAAAACACCTGAAACTCCATTTAAAATCTTCAATAGAATAAAGCTTGAAGAAAAATATGGAGGAAACTGGGAATCCCTTATTTCTAAAACTTTAAAAAATCCAATATGGGTAACAAACATTCCAAGAGAGTTTTATGATTATGAAGATAAAAAAACTGGAGAATGGCGAAACTTCGATTTAATTTTACCAGAAGGCTATGGCGAAGTCATTTCCGGAGCTGAAAGAGAATATGAGTATGAAAAACTCATTAAAAAAATAGATAAAGATGGATTAAATAAAAACGATTATAAAGTTTTATTAAGCTTCGCTAAAGAGGGAAAATTAAAACCTTCAACAGGCGCTGGGCTTGGAGTTGAAAGATTCATAAGCTATGTTTGTGGAGTTAAGCATATCGCTGAGGTTCAACCATTTCCAAGAATACCAGGTTTTGTTTCAGAGTTATAA
- a CDS encoding transcriptional regulator: MELLKKISKSLEELNEKIDKLIEKTMLTEVKPKKISIENLPLDAATLLSLPDHLRKTAIAICSLGEATAEDVAEETKRARAVESDYLNQLVALGYLKKKRIGKKVYFSIEEKK, from the coding sequence ATAGAGCTTTTAAAAAAAATAAGCAAAAGCCTTGAAGAATTAAATGAAAAAATTGATAAATTAATTGAAAAAACCATGTTAACCGAGGTTAAACCTAAAAAAATCTCTATAGAAAACTTGCCATTAGATGCAGCAACTCTTCTTTCGCTTCCAGATCACCTTAGAAAAACTGCTATAGCAATATGCAGTTTAGGAGAAGCTACAGCAGAGGATGTAGCTGAAGAAACAAAAAGAGCTAGAGCTGTTGAAAGCGATTATTTAAATCAATTAGTAGCTTTAGGATATTTAAAGAAAAAAAGAATTGGAAAAAAAGTTTACTTCAGCATTGAGGAGAAAAAATAA
- a CDS encoding AAA family ATPase: protein MKTIAIHSYKGGTGKTSIAVNLAALSAIKGRNVCILDYDFRAPSLQVAFKENPRFWLNDFLEGNINFQDALIELTRKYDFKGRFLVGFANPNSQALRNMMTKDRIWEMRALHKTLSAKRSLNQEMGVELLIFDTSPGMIYSSINALASSDLIFIVMKGDEYDLEGTKELINGIYEVLGKKTQVILNKIPLNYFSKEASELLKASIQEKLGLPIAGLIPCDCNLLATGGKSIIAINQPNHPFIKALSDIIDKIQL, encoded by the coding sequence ATGAAAACTATAGCTATTCACTCTTATAAAGGTGGAACTGGAAAAACTTCTATAGCTGTAAATTTAGCAGCTTTATCAGCTATTAAAGGAAGAAATGTTTGCATATTGGATTATGATTTTAGAGCTCCAAGTCTTCAAGTTGCTTTTAAAGAAAACCCAAGGTTTTGGTTAAACGATTTTCTGGAGGGAAACATTAATTTTCAAGATGCGTTAATCGAGTTAACTCGTAAATATGATTTTAAAGGAAGGTTTTTAGTAGGCTTCGCTAATCCAAACTCTCAAGCTTTAAGAAACATGATGACGAAAGATAGAATATGGGAAATGAGGGCTTTGCATAAAACGCTTTCAGCTAAAAGAAGCTTAAACCAAGAAATGGGCGTCGAGCTTTTGATTTTCGATACAAGCCCAGGAATGATTTATTCTTCAATAAATGCTTTAGCAAGCTCAGATTTAATATTTATAGTTATGAAGGGAGATGAATACGATTTAGAAGGGACAAAAGAGCTTATAAATGGGATATATGAAGTTTTAGGAAAGAAAACTCAAGTAATCCTTAATAAAATTCCCTTAAATTACTTTAGTAAAGAAGCTTCTGAATTGCTTAAAGCTTCAATTCAAGAAAAGCTTGGTTTACCTATAGCTGGTTTAATTCCATGCGATTGTAATCTTTTAGCTACAGGAGGAAAATCAATAATCGCTATTAATCAACCTAACCACCCATTCATTAAAGCTTTATCAGATATAATCGATAAAATTCAATTATAA
- a CDS encoding AAA family ATPase: protein MPGSGKSLISKAALTLNIPVYSCGDVIREEAVKKELPLTYESLSKIMIEIREENGLAAVIKKLIPKLKEEKSRVIVVEGIRSRAEVEELKNYFKSVKVLAVHSPPKVRFKRLKMRGREDDPKTYMDFQSRDEKELKIGIGEVIALADKIIINEGLMKNFFLEALNILMEIKKDE, encoded by the coding sequence ATGCCTGGTTCAGGAAAAAGCTTGATTTCTAAAGCAGCTTTAACGCTTAATATTCCAGTTTACTCTTGTGGAGATGTAATTAGAGAAGAAGCTGTTAAAAAAGAGTTGCCTTTAACTTATGAAAGCTTAAGCAAAATTATGATTGAGATTAGAGAAGAAAATGGATTAGCGGCAGTTATTAAAAAATTGATTCCTAAACTTAAAGAGGAGAAAAGTAGGGTTATTGTTGTTGAAGGTATTAGAAGCAGAGCTGAAGTGGAGGAGTTGAAAAATTATTTTAAAAGCGTTAAAGTTTTAGCGGTTCATTCACCTCCTAAAGTTAGGTTTAAAAGGTTAAAGATGAGGGGGAGAGAAGATGACCCTAAAACATATATGGATTTTCAATCTAGAGATGAAAAAGAATTAAAGATTGGGATTGGGGAAGTAATCGCATTAGCTGATAAAATAATTATTAATGAAGGGTTAATGAAAAACTTTTTTCTTGAAGCGTTAAACATTTTAATGGAGATTAAAAAAGATGAATAA
- a CDS encoding serine/threonine protein phosphatase, with amino-acid sequence MKSLPPPKEYLTLINNVMEILLKERETKLFNYGEVNGGLIKINFKGQLIVIGDIHGDLQSLNYILKESNFLKFKDSMLIFLGDYIDRGKYSPQVLFKVLSLKLNFPSRVIALRGNHEGPGDLQPLPHDFPHQLTRNYGENGRKIYIKTRELFNALHHAALVEGRYLFLHGGPPYNAFSIEDYAKAHETHPEKSFLEEILWNDPIENIEGVIPSPRGAGKLFGENITNNALKIFNVKIIIRGHEPKNEGFSFNHKGKVLTLFSRLGAPYFNSSASYLEINQDSGKLQIKKFSKASD; translated from the coding sequence ATGAAAAGTTTACCTCCACCTAAAGAATATTTAACCTTAATTAATAACGTTATGGAAATTCTTTTAAAAGAAAGAGAAACAAAACTTTTCAATTATGGTGAAGTTAACGGAGGCTTAATTAAAATTAATTTTAAGGGGCAACTTATTGTTATAGGAGATATTCACGGCGACCTTCAAAGCTTAAATTATATTCTTAAAGAAAGCAATTTTCTAAAATTTAAAGATTCTATGCTAATTTTTTTGGGGGATTACATTGATCGAGGAAAATATTCCCCACAAGTGTTGTTTAAAGTTTTAAGTTTAAAACTTAATTTTCCAAGTAGAGTTATTGCTTTAAGAGGTAATCATGAAGGTCCAGGGGATCTTCAACCTCTTCCTCACGATTTCCCACATCAGCTTACTCGCAATTACGGCGAGAATGGAAGAAAAATTTACATTAAAACTAGAGAGTTATTTAATGCTTTACATCACGCAGCTTTAGTTGAAGGAAGATATTTATTTCTTCACGGTGGACCACCCTATAACGCTTTCTCAATAGAAGATTACGCTAAAGCTCATGAAACTCACCCTGAAAAAAGTTTTCTTGAAGAAATTTTATGGAATGATCCTATAGAAAATATTGAAGGCGTTATCCCATCTCCAAGAGGTGCTGGAAAACTTTTCGGAGAAAACATTACAAATAATGCTTTAAAAATTTTTAACGTTAAAATAATTATTAGAGGTCATGAACCTAAAAACGAAGGCTTCAGCTTTAACCATAAGGGTAAAGTATTAACATTATTCTCTAGGTTAGGAGCCCCTTACTTTAATTCTTCAGCAAGTTACCTTGAAATAAACCAAGACTCTGGGAAACTTCAAATTAAAAAGTTTTCTAAAGCTTCAGATTAA
- the guaB gene encoding IMP dehydrogenase produces MPEFLNKLKNIELAITFRDVILLPGWTEVDPKEVNVKTQVTKNYFINIPFISSPMDTVTESEMAIALARQGGLGVLHRNCSVQEQVEMAEKVKRAEATIIKNVYTISPDESIATALKIMREKSISGLPVVEDGKVVGILTGRDVRFADLSLKVKDLMTKNVVTAPYGISIEEAKDILHKHRIEKLPLVDKEGGLKGLITVKDILLRGKFPNASRDEDGKLLCGAAISPFDFERAEKLDKIIDVLVIDVAHFHNSKAFNAVKKILSNVSADVVVGNIGTYKAAEDAVTKLDKIAALRVGIGSGSICTTTEVTKAGAPTLYATAQAAEAVKNYNAKIPIIADGGIRCGGDVALALALGASAVMIGNLFARCKESPGTLIAIGGRYYKQYRGMGSPSAMAKRFSIDRYSGAKELAEGVEGWVPYKGEVEVVVQELKSGLQAAMGYAGARNIQELWEKAEVALLTPLGAQEASPHDVLLPKGVGLE; encoded by the coding sequence CAGGTTGGACAGAAGTTGATCCTAAAGAAGTTAATGTTAAAACTCAGGTTACAAAAAATTACTTTATAAATATTCCTTTTATTTCTTCGCCTATGGATACTGTTACTGAAAGCGAAATGGCTATAGCTTTAGCTAGGCAAGGTGGCCTTGGAGTTCTTCATAGAAACTGCTCTGTTCAAGAGCAAGTTGAAATGGCTGAGAAAGTAAAGCGGGCTGAAGCAACTATAATAAAGAATGTTTATACTATTTCTCCAGATGAAAGTATAGCAACAGCCTTGAAAATAATGAGAGAGAAGTCTATATCAGGTTTACCTGTAGTTGAGGATGGTAAAGTTGTTGGGATATTAACTGGAAGAGATGTAAGATTTGCTGATTTATCATTGAAAGTTAAGGATTTAATGACTAAAAATGTTGTTACAGCACCTTATGGAATAAGCATTGAGGAAGCTAAAGACATTCTTCATAAACATAGAATTGAAAAATTACCTTTAGTTGATAAAGAAGGGGGACTTAAAGGATTAATAACTGTAAAAGACATATTGCTTAGAGGAAAATTTCCTAACGCATCTCGAGATGAAGATGGTAAACTTCTTTGTGGTGCAGCTATATCTCCATTTGATTTTGAAAGAGCTGAGAAACTTGATAAAATTATAGATGTGCTTGTTATTGATGTTGCTCATTTTCATAATTCTAAAGCTTTTAATGCTGTGAAAAAAATTCTTTCAAACGTTTCCGCTGATGTAGTCGTAGGAAATATAGGAACATATAAAGCTGCTGAAGATGCTGTTACAAAACTTGATAAAATAGCTGCATTAAGAGTTGGCATAGGTTCAGGCTCGATATGCACGACAACTGAAGTTACAAAAGCTGGAGCCCCAACATTATATGCAACAGCTCAAGCCGCTGAAGCTGTAAAAAATTATAATGCAAAAATCCCTATTATAGCTGATGGAGGAATAAGATGTGGGGGTGATGTTGCATTAGCTTTGGCTTTAGGCGCCTCAGCTGTTATGATTGGAAACCTTTTCGCTAGATGCAAAGAATCTCCAGGAACATTAATAGCTATAGGCGGAAGATATTATAAGCAATATAGAGGTATGGGAAGCCCCTCAGCTATGGCTAAAAGATTCTCTATAGATCGTTATAGTGGAGCTAAAGAATTAGCTGAAGGCGTAGAAGGATGGGTTCCTTATAAAGGCGAGGTGGAAGTTGTGGTTCAAGAGTTAAAATCAGGATTGCAAGCAGCTATGGGTTATGCAGGTGCAAGAAACATTCAAGAATTATGGGAAAAAGCTGAAGTGGCGCTTTTAACACCTTTAGGAGCTCAAGAAGCAAGTCCTCATGATGTGCTTTTACCAAAAGGCGTTGGATTAGAATAA